Below is a genomic region from Actinomyces weissii.
CCAGTCCGGCTAACGCGAGGATCTCACTCAGGATACGTCGTCTCACGAGTTGACACTCCTTGGGTTTTCGGTTCAGCCCCCACCAGCAAACCATGTTGTTAGGGGTCCGTGGGCCTGAGCACACAAGCGCTCGGCACACCAGAATCCCACGCCCACACCCGAGAAAGCCTGCTCCTGGGCGGAAGATCACACACCCTGCGCCCTGAGCGGACAGGACGTCAGATGATCTCCAACTGTGAAAATAGTCAAAGAAACCTGGTAGAAGACTAGATAACGTTGCAATAACGGACCTCGCTTCAGGTGCGGAAAGCCCTGGCTACCGCTAGTCTGTTTCTGCGCTTTCGGCCTGGGACGACAACACTTAATCTATCCCTAACTACCGCGCCCCACCCAAGGCGCCTTGCTAGGAGGAGATAGTCGTGCCCGAAGACACTGCCGAATTCGCAATCACAATGCGTGGATATGACCGAGCGCAGGTGGACCAGCGCCTGGAGGCGCTTACGCGCCAGCTCGCTGACGCCCGCCGTGAGGTAGCCGCCCTGGACGCCCGGGCCATGACCGTGGCTGGAGAGCTCGCTGAGGCCAAGCGTCGTCTGCGTGAGGCGGACAAGCCCAGCTACGCCGGCCTGGGCTCACGAATCGAGCAGCTGCTCCGCTCTGCCGAGGAGCAGAGCGCCTCCATCCTGGCCAAGGCGAACAGTGAGGCTGAGGCCCTGCTCAGCCGCACCCGGCAGAACGCCGCCACCCTCTCCCAGCGCTCTGAGTCCGAGGCCGCCACCCTGCTGGGTGACGCCCGCCGCGACGCCGACGACCTGCGTTCCCAAGCCGAGGACGAGTCCTCCACCACCCTGACCAACGCGCAGGCCCGCGCCGACGAGCTCGTGGCCGCTGCCGAGCGCCAGGCCGCTCAGATCACCGCCTCCACCGACGCTGCCGCCGCCGAGACCACCTCCGCCGCTGAGCGCAAGGCATCCCTGCTGCTCGCCCAGGCCACCAAGCAGGCCTCCGAGGTATCTGTGACCGCCGAGCAGGAGGCCACCGCCACCCGCGAGGCCGCCGTCGCTGAGGCTGAGGAGCTGCGTCGCAGCAGCACGGAGCAGGCTGAGTCCCTGCTGTCCTCCGCCCGTTCCGAGGCCAAGAGCCTCCTGGAGAAGGCTAAGGCTGAGGCCGAGGAGCTGCTGGGTTCCGCCCGCCAGGAGTCCTCCGAGATGCTGCGCCAGGCCAAGGACGAGGCCGAGGCGGCCCACGCCGAGGCCAAGGAGCTGCGTCAGCAGGCCACCCTGGAGGTCGCCGCCATGCACGAGTCCGCCGCGCAGGAGGACTCTGACGCCCACGAGCAGGCCCGTACGCGCACCCAGGAGATGATCCAGAAGGCCGAGGCCCAGGCCGCCGACGCCGAGGCCCGCCTCAAGGAGGCCCTGGACCGTGCCGAGCAGGTCCGCACCACCACGGACGAGGAGAACCGCAAGCGCCAGAGCGAGGCCTCCCGCAACGCCGAGGAGACCCTGCGCAGCGCCCGCGAGCAGGCGGAGCAGATCGTGCAGGACGCCCGGGCGGACGCCGACACGATCATGCAGTCCGCCCAGCGCCAGCTCGCTGACCTGGAGCGGCAGCGTGAGTCCGTGACCACCTACCTAGACGAGATGCGTGGCGTCCTGGGCGCGGCGGTCCCCTCCCACATCCCGGAGCCTGTGGCCCCCATCAGCTTCAAGGGCGAGGAGGCTGACTCGGGCTCCAAGGACGGCCAGGGCGCGCAGGAGCAGAACGGCAAGGGCACGGGCAGCAGCAAGAAGGGCAAGTAGCCCCGGACCCACAGGCTGCCCCAGGCTTCCTGTACCCGGCTCACGGTCCCCTCACCGAATGGTGGGGGGACCGTCCTTCTGGCGGCACAATGGGGTCGCATGAGCACGGACCAGACCTCCCCCAGCCAGTGGGCCAGCCAGCGTCGTAAGGCGGCAGCCGAGCGGGCCCGGATGCTACGGGCCCGCCAGGACGCGGAGCACGCCAAGGCGGAGCGGATCGTCTCAGCCTTCCTGGCCCAGGCCGCCCGGGACGGGCTCGCACCCGCCCGCCTGCATGCCCGCGGCTACCACGGGGGCACCGCCCGCACCTCCCTACGCGGCTGGTACCTGCGCGGGGACCGCACGGTCGCCCTTGGAGAGGACGGCGCCTTCTACGTGCTCATGCTGCCCCTGGGGCTGCGTGAGCGCCTGCTGGGAGCCAGCCCCGCCCCGGCCCGCGTGCCCCTGGTGGTTGGTGAAGGCGGACGTGACGGCGACGTGATCCCGCTGCTGGACGCCCTGGAGGCCCTCTCCCCCGGCTGGCGGGAACGCTGCCAGACCCCGCTGGTCTAGCGCGGGGCGCCGCTCACCACAGCCGGCGCTCCCAGCAGGAGCCGTGCCAGTGACGGCGCTCCTCCAGGCCCCGGTCAGCCCCGAACAGGGACTCGTTCGACCAGGCCACCACGTGCGGGGTGCCCGGCGGTATCTGCCGGTTGCAGCCGGGGCAGGTGTAGGGCTTGGTGCTGCCCCGCAGGTGCCGGACGGTGAACTCAGCCCCTCCGGGCCCCTGCTGCGTGCGCGGCAGCGAGGCCAGGCGCCCCAGGTCCAGGGGGACGTGCCCCTGCCCGTAAGGGCGTTTCCTGCTCCGTCTGGCCATAGGCCTGACTCTATCCCCTGGCGACGGCGGGGCCAGGAGAGGAAGCGACCGGGACCACCTGACGGCGGGGCGGAGGAAGCCAGGCAGGGACTAGGACGGGCCGGGGCGCCCTAGCGCCCCGGCCCGTCACGGCGTCGTCCCTGGCTCAGCCCTTGACCGAGCCGGCCATCAGGCCGCCCACGAAGTACTTGCCCAGGAGGACGTACACCAGCAGCGTCGGCACGGAGGCGATCAGCGCCCCGGACATCGAGGCCCCGTAGTCGGCCAGGATAGAGCCGTGCGCCAGGTTGTTCAGCGCCAGGGTCACCGGGCCGGACTGGGCGCCGCCACCGAAGAACAGCGCGAACAGGAAGTCGTTCCAGGCGCTGGTGAACTGCCAGATGATCACGACCACGAAGCTGGGAACGGAGATCGGCAGCACCACAGAGAAGTAGGTGCGCAGCATGCCGGCGCCGTCCACACGGGCTGCCTCCACCAGCTCGTCGGGGATCGTCTCGTAGTAGTTGCGGAAGATCAGGGTGCAGATCGGGATGCCGTAGACCACGTGCATGAAGATCAGGGTGGGGATACCCATGCCGACCTCCACGGTGGTCAGCAGCCTCATCAGCGGGATCATCACCGCCTGGTAGGGGATGAACATGCCGAACAGGATCAGCGTGAACACCAGGTTCGCGCCGGGGAAGCGCCACTTGGACAGGACGAAGCCGTTGGCGCTACCCAGCATGGAGGAGATCAGCGAGGAGGGGAGCACCAGCAGCAGGGAGCGCACCAGGCCGCCGCTGAGCTCGTCCCAGGCCTTGCCCCAGTTGCTGAAGTCCCAGGTCTTGGGCAGGAACCAGGTGGTGGAGGGTGAGGCCTCGGCACCGTTCTTGAAGCTGGTGACCAGCAAGACGTACACGGGGAGCAGCACGAATAACAGGGAGAACAGCAGCAGCACGTAGCGGAGCACGGTGCCCCAGGCGATACCCCGGGTCTGGCTGGCTGGCTTGCTGGCAGCGGCAGGGGCCGCCATGGTGTTGGCGCTCATGTCACTTCCTCCCCTTGGCGTCGTGGATCAGGTACGGGATGACGGCGATAGCCACCACCAGCAGCAGCACGGTCCCCACCGCGGCGGCGTTGGAGTAGTCGTTGTCGGTCATGTAGTTGAACATGTCGATCGCCGGGACCTTGGTGGAGTAGGTGCGCTGGTCCGTGATTGACATGATCAGGTCGAAGGACTTCAAGGACATGTGCCCCACGATGATGACGGCGCTCAGCGCAATCGGGGTCAGCTGAGGGAAGATGATCGACTTGTACAGCTGCCACTCGTTGGCGCCGTCCACGCGGGCGGCCTCCCGCAGGTCGTCGCTGATGCCCCGGAAGCCTGCTAGGAACAGGGCCATGACGTAGCCAGCCAGCTGCCAGATCGCAGGCAGGGCGATGGCCAGGATGCCGAAGGTGGTGTTCTGGGTCCAGCTGTTCTCCAGGAAGGTCAGCCCCGTCATCTCAAAGAGGCGGTTCAGGCCGGAGGCGTTGTCACCCTCGGCGGAGTTGAGAAGCCAGCGCCACACCACGCCCGAGGCCACGAAGGACACGGCCATCGGGAACAGGAAGACCGAGCGGAAAAGGCCTTCGCCCTTGATGGGCTTGTCCAGCAGCCAGGCCCAGAGGAAGCCGATAACCAGGGTGCCTGCCAGGAAGGCCACGGTGAACAGCAGCAGGTTGATGAACGAGTGCTGGAAGTCAGGGTCCTTGAACAGGTTCACGAAGTTCTCCAAGCCGACGTACTTGGAGGGCTTACGGCCGGAGATCTGGGCTGCCTTGTGGGTGTCCATCAGGGAGGTGTTTATGTTCACCCCGATCATGCCGTAGACGAAGATCGCCACCAGGACCAGGGAGGGGGAGATCAGGAGCAGGCCGGGCCCCCACTGCCGCCAGTGGGACCGCCTGCGTCGTGGTGCTGCAGTCTTGGTTGTGCTCACGGTTTTTCCTTGCTGTGTTGCCGCCTGCGTGCGTGGCTGCGGGGCGGACGGCGCTGGGCTCGTCCGCCCCGCAGCTGTGGGTCACCTGGCTCAGGCGACCGACTTGTAGGCGTCAGACAGCTCCTTCTGTAGGTCCTCCAGGGTGGAGGCCTTCTGCGCGAACTTGTTCAGCGCCTCGCTCATGGAGTTGGAGGCCTTGGCGGGCAGGGCCGCGCCGTGGGCGATGGAGGAGACGATGGTGTCCTTGCCGAAGGACTCCATGGCGGACTGCTGGTACTCAGAGAACTTGGCCTTCTCCTCGTCGGTCAGGTCCTTGCGCGCCGGGATCGAGCCCTTGACGGTGTTGAAGGCGATCTGGCCCTCCTTGGAGGAGATGCACTTGAGCCAGTTCTTCGCCCCGCCGGGGTGCTTGGCGCCCTCGGTCAGGGTGAAGCCGTCCGCCAGGAAGTCGAAGACGCCGTCGGTGCCGGGGACCGGGAAGTAGACGTAGTCGGTGCCCGCCTTGAGGTTGGCGCCGTCGAAGGCCGCCACCGCCCAGTCACCCATGACGTTGTAGGCGGCCTTGTTGTCCATGACGGGCTTCATGGCCGGCTCCCAGTCCTCGGTGTACAGGGAGGTGTCGGTGAGGGCCACGAGCTTCTCGTAGTGGCCCAGGGCCTTGGTGACGTCGGCACCCATCCAGTCGGTCTTGCCGTCGAACAGGCCGTTGTACTTCTCGGCGCCCAGGTCGGCCAGCAGGACGGTCTCCAGGAGCTGGAGCTGGGTCCAGGCCTGGCCCATGGTGATGGGGGTGTAGCCAGCGGCCTTGACCTTCTCCATGTCGGCGAGCCAGCCGTCCAGGTCCTTGGCGGGAGCGGCCGGGTCCAGCCCGGCGGCCTTGAGCACGGAGACCGAGGCCCAAACGACGTTGGCGCGGTGGATGTTGGAGGGCACCGAGTAGATCTTGCCCTCGGAGTCCTTGAGCCGGTCCACCAGGGTCTCGGGGAAGGCGGAGGTCAGGCCGAACTCCTCGTACAGGTCGGAGATGTCCACCAGGTAGCCGGCGTCGATGTCGTCCTTGATCTCCGCACCGGCGTGCGCCTGGTAGGTGTCCGGCGGGTTCTTGGAGGCCAGGTCGGTGGCCAGCTTCTGCTTGGCCTGGGAACCGGCACCACCGGAGACGGCCTTGTTCTCGAAGGTGGTCTCCGGGAACTGCTCGGCGAACACCTTGGTCAGAGCGTCCAGGCCAGCCTTCTCGGAGCCAGCGGACCACCAGGTGACGACGTCGACCTTGGAGGCGTCCCCTTCGCCAGCGCCCTGGGCAGAGGTCCCACCTCCGCCGTCTGCGGACGCGGCTTCCTTCTTGGAGCCGCAGGCTGCCAGGGTTGCCATGACGGCGGTCGCGGACAGTCCTACCAGGGCCTGCCGCCGGGAGATGACGGGGTTACGCATGTTCTCTCCTAGAAACTGCACTGTTTCATGTCGGAGCCGGGTCTAGAGAGGCTGGGGCCGCTCCTTGTGTGGCGTCCTCGCCACGTGCCCGGCCGGGCGTGTGAAGTATATGTCCATCCAGAGCAGAATCGCGCAACTATCCTCAAGGCCGATCACAATCTGTCACGATCCCGCCACCTGCGGCTGCTCTGAGACCACTCCTAGGACGCTGCTGCGCCCGGTCCACAGGTAGCGGACCGGGCGCAGCAGCACCGTTACAGGCGGGTCAGGCTGGGCTAGTGGCTCAGATCAGGCCCATGCCGGCGACAGCGTTCTTCTCCTCCAGCAGCTCGGCGGCGGAGGCGTCGATCTTGGCGCGGGAGAAGTCGTCGATCTCCAGGCCCTGGACGATCTTCCACTCCCCGTTCTCGCTGGTGCAGGGGAAGGAGGAGATGATGCCCTCGGGCACGCCGTAGGAGCCGTCGGACATGATGGAGGAGGAGGTCCAGGAGTAGCCCTTGACGCCCAGGCACCAGTCGCGCACGTGGTCGATGGCGGCGGAGGCGGCGGAGGCGGCCGAGGAGGCGCCCCGGGCCTCGATGATCGCGGCACCACGCTTGGCGACGGTGGGGATGAAGTCCTGCTCCACCCAGGCGCGGTCAGCCAGGAGCTCCTTGACGGGCTCGCCCTTGACAGTGGCCTGGGTGAGGTCGGGGTACTGGGTGGAGGAGTGGTTGCCCCAGATCGTCATCTTGTCGATGTCGGTGACGTGGCAGCCCGCCTTGGCGGCCAGCTGGGCCAGGGCCCGGTTGTGGTCCAGGCGGGTCATGGCGGTGAAGCGGGAGGCCGGGATGTCCTTGGCGTGGGCGGAGGCGATCAGGGCGTTGGTGTTGGCGGGGTTGCCGACCACCAGGACCTTGATGTCGTCTGCCGCACCGGCGTTGAGGGCCTCGCCCTGGGGGCCGAAGATGCCACCGTTGGCGGAGAGCAGGTCGGAGCGCTCCATGCCGGCCTTGCGGGGCATCGAGCCCACCAGGAAGGCGATGTTGGCGCCCTCGAAGGCCTGCTTGGGGTCGTCGAAGATGTCCACGGAGCCCAGGGTCGGGAAGGCCGAGTCGAACAGCTCCATGGCGGTGCCCTCAGCGGCCTTGATGGCGGGCGGGATCTCCAGCAGGCGGAGGTTCACCCGCTGGTCCGGGCCCAGCAGGGCCCCGGAGGCGATGCGGAAGAGCAGCGCGTAGCCGATGTTGCCTGCGGCACCGGTGATGGTGACGTTCACGGGGGCGTTAGCCATAGAGGACTCCTTCGGAATGGTCAGGTGGGCTCGTGACCCAATGGACCAAGCCTAAGCCGACCAGCCCCGCCGGTGTCGCCCGATAGTCCCACAGCCTCAGCAGCGCCTGTGATCCAGCACATAACGGGGCGGTACAGCCCCCGTCTCAGTGGCTGACGGCGTTGGGACCAGCGGCCTCAGCGGAGGCGGCCAGCTCCTCCGCACTGACCACGCCCTCCACACTCACCCGGTCCAGGTACTTCATGCCGTCAAAGGACAGCTCGCGGGCGTTCTCGACGTCGCCGTCGCTGCTGAAGCCGCCGCCTGCCAGCCGGTCGACGATCAGGGCGATAGCACCGTCCCCGGTGACGTTAGTGGCCGTACCGAAGGAGTCCATGGCGATATAGGTGGCGATCATCAGCGCGACCTGGGACTCGTCAAAGCCCAGCATGGAGGAGAGCAGACCGGTGGCCGCCACGATGGCCCCGCCGGGCACGCCGGGGGCCGCCACCATGGTCACCCCCAGCATGAAGACGAAGCCCACCCACTGGGCGGCGGAGACGGTCAGCCCCTGCGTCATGACGATCGCGAAGGCGAAGGCGAAGATCTTGGAGGTGGAGCCCGCCAGGTGGATGGTGGCGCACAGGGGGATGGTGAAGGAGGCGACGGCGTCGGAGACCCCGTTACGCCTGGCCTGCAGCAGGGTGACCGGGATCGTGGCCGCGGACGAGGAGGTGCCCAGGGCGGTGACGTAGGCCGGCATCATCACGCCGATCGCCTTGAGCGGGTTGCGCCCGGCGATCGCCCCGGCCACGCAGTACTGCGTCAGCAGGATCACGACCTCCAGCAGCAGCACGACGACGACCACCCGCACCAGGGTCCGCATAACCACCCAGGCCTCGCCCGTGTAGGTCAGGTTCAGGAAGATCCCGAAGATGTGCAGCGGCAGCAAGGGCACGATGATGCGGGAGATGAGCTTGGAGATGATGGCCCGGAACTCGATGAAGCCCTTGCGCAGCACGCCCCGCGGCACCATGGACAGCCCGATCCCCACCACGAAGGACAGCAGCAGGGCTGTCATAACCGGCACCGGCGCAGGCATCTCGATGGTGAAGTAGGGGACCAGGGCGCTGCCGGGCTCCTTGACGTCCGCCAGGCTGGAGCCCGCCAGCAGGCGGGGCAGGACCGCCGCGCAGACGGCGTAGGTCAGCAGCCCGGAGAACAGGGTGGAGCCGTAGGCGATCGCCGTGGTGATACCCAGCCACTTGCCCGCCCCACGACCCAGGTCAGCGATGGCGGGGGTGACCAGGCCGATGATGATAAGCGGGATCGAGAAGCTCAGGAACTGGCTGAACAGCGCCGAGAAGGTGGCGAACAGGCGCCCCACGGAGACCGGGACCAGGGGCTGCCCGCCCAGGCGCAGGGAGCCGAGCAGCAGTGACAGGGCGATAGCCGCCAGCACCCAGGGCAGGATCCCGGCGCGGTGCAGCCAGGACCCCTGCCGGGAGGGCAGGACCGTGCTGGCGGGAGTGCTTGCGGAGACGGGCATGGTGGCGCCTTTCGGCCAGTGGTTGGTAGGTGCGGGCACAAAGGTTCCCAGGCTGGCGCCAATCTATTCGCCTCTGGTGACGACGCCGAATCCCCGGCATATCTGTCCACCAGCTGGAACGGCGGGACCGGGGAGTCAGCCGTGGTGCCCTGCCGCCAGACCGGACAGGGCTACCAGCACGATCACCAGCCCCAGGCCGAACACGGCGTCGAACAGCCTGCTGCGGGCCGCCATCCAGGAGCCGACCGGGCGCTGCAGCCGGACGCAGGAGACGGCACCCAGCAGGGCCGCCAGGCAGAGGACCGCCAGGTAGGCGCGCCCCAGCAGGGCCAGGGCCAGGGTCAGTGCCAGGCCCGCCCCGACCAGCACCACGCCCGCGGTACGGTAGCGCTGCCAGGGCCGGTCCTGGTGCTGATAGCCCCGGGACCTGACCTCATGCTGCTGGTCCTGCTCCACGCGGGCCATGCTAGTGCCTGCTGGACCCCGCCTCCGTCACCGGGCCGGGTGCCGGGGCTTCCCTGAGGAACACGCGCTGCCCCGGCCCCAGCAGTACCAGCCCAAGCGCGGGGCGGGGCGGCTCAGTGGGCGAAGTGCCGCACGCCAGTGAGGTACATGGTGACCCCGGCCTGGCGGGCGGCGGCCACCACCTCCTCGTCGCGGATGGAGCCGCCTGGCTGCACCACCGCCTTCACCCCGGCCTCCGCCAGCACCTGCAGGCCGTCCGCGAAGGGGAAGAAGGCGTCGGAGGCGGCCACGGAGCCGCGGGCGCGCTGCGGTGCCGTGGCGCCCGGCTGCTCGACGGCGTCCGCCTGCGCCGCTGGAGCCGAGCTGGCAGCGGCGCTACCGGAGGCGCTGGTGTCGCTGCTACCGGGAGCGCCTGCGGGGCTGGCGGCGGTCGGGTCCGAAGCGGCGGCGTCGCCGGTGGTGCGCCGCCCCAGGGTGTTGGCCCGCTCGACGGCCAGGCGGCAGGAGTCCACCCGGTTGACCTGCCCCATACCCACCCCGACGGTGGCGCCGTCGTGGGCCAGCAGGACCGCGTTGGAGCGCACCGCCCGCACCGACCGCCAGGCGAACACCAGGTCAGCCAGGGTGCCTGGGTCCACCGGCTCCCCGCAGGCCAGCTGCCAGGTGGCGGGGTCGTCGTCGCCCCCCTGGTAGGTGTCACGCTCCTGCACCACGGCTCCACCGCTTACCTGGCGCAGCTCCCAGCCGTCACGGGCCGGGGGCTCCACCACCAGCAGCCGCAGGTTCTTCCTGGCCCGCAGGATCTCCACCGCCTCCGGCTCGAAGGCGGGGGCGGCCACCACCTCGGTGAACACCTGCTTGACCTGCTGGGCCATCGCCACGGTGACGGGGGCGTTGGTGGCGACCACCCCGCCGTAGGCGGACACCGGGTCGCAGGCGTGGGCCTTGCGGTGCGCCTCGGCCACGTCCCCGCTGGCGGACACGGCGATGCCGCAGGGGTTGGCGTGCTTGATGACGGCGACGGTGACCAGGCCAGGGTGGTCGTAGGCGGCGCGCACGGCGGCGTCGGTGTCCGTGTAGTTGTTGCAGCTCATGGCCTTGCCGTGGATCTGGCGGGCGTTGGCCACGCCGCCTCCCTGCCCGGCCAGGGTGTAGACGGCGGCCCTCTGGTGCGGGTTCTCCCCGTAGCGCAGGGTG
It encodes:
- a CDS encoding coiled-coil domain-containing protein, coding for MRGYDRAQVDQRLEALTRQLADARREVAALDARAMTVAGELAEAKRRLREADKPSYAGLGSRIEQLLRSAEEQSASILAKANSEAEALLSRTRQNAATLSQRSESEAATLLGDARRDADDLRSQAEDESSTTLTNAQARADELVAAAERQAAQITASTDAAAAETTSAAERKASLLLAQATKQASEVSVTAEQEATATREAAVAEAEELRRSSTEQAESLLSSARSEAKSLLEKAKAEAEELLGSARQESSEMLRQAKDEAEAAHAEAKELRQQATLEVAAMHESAAQEDSDAHEQARTRTQEMIQKAEAQAADAEARLKEALDRAEQVRTTTDEENRKRQSEASRNAEETLRSAREQAEQIVQDARADADTIMQSAQRQLADLERQRESVTTYLDEMRGVLGAAVPSHIPEPVAPISFKGEEADSGSKDGQGAQEQNGKGTGSSKKGK
- a CDS encoding carbohydrate ABC transporter permease; its protein translation is MSANTMAAPAAASKPASQTRGIAWGTVLRYVLLLFSLLFVLLPVYVLLVTSFKNGAEASPSTTWFLPKTWDFSNWGKAWDELSGGLVRSLLLVLPSSLISSMLGSANGFVLSKWRFPGANLVFTLILFGMFIPYQAVMIPLMRLLTTVEVGMGIPTLIFMHVVYGIPICTLIFRNYYETIPDELVEAARVDGAGMLRTYFSVVLPISVPSFVVVIIWQFTSAWNDFLFALFFGGGAQSGPVTLALNNLAHGSILADYGASMSGALIASVPTLLVYVLLGKYFVGGLMAGSVKG
- a CDS encoding carbohydrate ABC transporter permease, yielding MSTTKTAAPRRRRSHWRQWGPGLLLISPSLVLVAIFVYGMIGVNINTSLMDTHKAAQISGRKPSKYVGLENFVNLFKDPDFQHSFINLLLFTVAFLAGTLVIGFLWAWLLDKPIKGEGLFRSVFLFPMAVSFVASGVVWRWLLNSAEGDNASGLNRLFEMTGLTFLENSWTQNTTFGILAIALPAIWQLAGYVMALFLAGFRGISDDLREAARVDGANEWQLYKSIIFPQLTPIALSAVIIVGHMSLKSFDLIMSITDQRTYSTKVPAIDMFNYMTDNDYSNAAAVGTVLLLVVAIAVIPYLIHDAKGRK
- a CDS encoding ABC transporter substrate-binding protein, with product MRNPVISRRQALVGLSATAVMATLAACGSKKEAASADGGGGTSAQGAGEGDASKVDVVTWWSAGSEKAGLDALTKVFAEQFPETTFENKAVSGGAGSQAKQKLATDLASKNPPDTYQAHAGAEIKDDIDAGYLVDISDLYEEFGLTSAFPETLVDRLKDSEGKIYSVPSNIHRANVVWASVSVLKAAGLDPAAPAKDLDGWLADMEKVKAAGYTPITMGQAWTQLQLLETVLLADLGAEKYNGLFDGKTDWMGADVTKALGHYEKLVALTDTSLYTEDWEPAMKPVMDNKAAYNVMGDWAVAAFDGANLKAGTDYVYFPVPGTDGVFDFLADGFTLTEGAKHPGGAKNWLKCISSKEGQIAFNTVKGSIPARKDLTDEEKAKFSEYQQSAMESFGKDTIVSSIAHGAALPAKASNSMSEALNKFAQKASTLEDLQKELSDAYKSVA
- a CDS encoding malate dehydrogenase, encoding MANAPVNVTITGAAGNIGYALLFRIASGALLGPDQRVNLRLLEIPPAIKAAEGTAMELFDSAFPTLGSVDIFDDPKQAFEGANIAFLVGSMPRKAGMERSDLLSANGGIFGPQGEALNAGAADDIKVLVVGNPANTNALIASAHAKDIPASRFTAMTRLDHNRALAQLAAKAGCHVTDIDKMTIWGNHSSTQYPDLTQATVKGEPVKELLADRAWVEQDFIPTVAKRGAAIIEARGASSAASAASAAIDHVRDWCLGVKGYSWTSSSIMSDGSYGVPEGIISSFPCTSENGEWKIVQGLEIDDFSRAKIDASAAELLEEKNAVAGMGLI
- a CDS encoding dicarboxylate/amino acid:cation symporter, whose product is MPVSASTPASTVLPSRQGSWLHRAGILPWVLAAIALSLLLGSLRLGGQPLVPVSVGRLFATFSALFSQFLSFSIPLIIIGLVTPAIADLGRGAGKWLGITTAIAYGSTLFSGLLTYAVCAAVLPRLLAGSSLADVKEPGSALVPYFTIEMPAPVPVMTALLLSFVVGIGLSMVPRGVLRKGFIEFRAIISKLISRIIVPLLPLHIFGIFLNLTYTGEAWVVMRTLVRVVVVVLLLEVVILLTQYCVAGAIAGRNPLKAIGVMMPAYVTALGTSSSAATIPVTLLQARRNGVSDAVASFTIPLCATIHLAGSTSKIFAFAFAIVMTQGLTVSAAQWVGFVFMLGVTMVAAPGVPGGAIVAATGLLSSMLGFDESQVALMIATYIAMDSFGTATNVTGDGAIALIVDRLAGGGFSSDGDVENARELSFDGMKYLDRVSVEGVVSAEELAASAEAAGPNAVSH
- a CDS encoding DUF3017 domain-containing protein is translated as MEQDQQHEVRSRGYQHQDRPWQRYRTAGVVLVGAGLALTLALALLGRAYLAVLCLAALLGAVSCVRLQRPVGSWMAARSRLFDAVFGLGLVIVLVALSGLAAGHHG
- the purH gene encoding bifunctional phosphoribosylaminoimidazolecarboxamide formyltransferase/IMP cyclohydrolase, translated to MSLTPATHPAEPTEPLGQVPVKRALLSVYDKTGLVGLATALHAAGVELVATGSSAAALVQAGLPVTGVEQVTGFPECLDGRVKTLHPRLHAGILADRRRPSHLSQLAGLEVTPIDLVVVNLYPFTETVRSGAPFDACVEQIDIGGPSLVRAAAKNHAAVAVVTDPAGYDQVVQAVASGGFHLQQRRALAARAFAYTAAYDAAVATWFAQQADTAPETASATPPDTSPDAAGHSPQAARAPLPAYLGLGYERLATLRYGENPHQRAAVYTLAGQGGGVANARQIHGKAMSCNNYTDTDAAVRAAYDHPGLVTVAVIKHANPCGIAVSASGDVAEAHRKAHACDPVSAYGGVVATNAPVTVAMAQQVKQVFTEVVAAPAFEPEAVEILRARKNLRLLVVEPPARDGWELRQVSGGAVVQERDTYQGGDDDPATWQLACGEPVDPGTLADLVFAWRSVRAVRSNAVLLAHDGATVGVGMGQVNRVDSCRLAVERANTLGRRTTGDAAASDPTAASPAGAPGSSDTSASGSAAASSAPAAQADAVEQPGATAPQRARGSVAASDAFFPFADGLQVLAEAGVKAVVQPGGSIRDEEVVAAARQAGVTMYLTGVRHFAH